Proteins co-encoded in one Juglans regia cultivar Chandler chromosome 16, Walnut 2.0, whole genome shotgun sequence genomic window:
- the LOC109012438 gene encoding probable calcium-binding protein CML29, with protein MAQSRPSCVETETLSHVLSLVEAFRAFDADNDGSITAIELGGIMGSLGYNPSEQEISEMMLEGDTNKDGLLSIEEFLELNTKNLELDSWGNLLQRSFQAFDDDRNEALTGEELFGVMSNLQLVGTLSLEDCQAIVASMDVDGDGAVSFEDFKLIVNSLL; from the coding sequence ATGGCTCAATCCCGCCCTTCGTGTGTTGAAACAGAGACACTCAGCCATGTCTTAAGTCTTGTGGAAGCATTCAGAGCTTTTGACGCGGACAATGATGGGTCAATAACGGCTATTGAGCTCGGTGGCATCATGGGATCACTTGGGTACAATCCGAGTGAACAAGAGATAAGCGAAATGATGCTGGAGGGAGACACTAACAAGGATGGGTTGCTAAGCATAGAGGAGTTTTTGGAGCTGAACACGAAGAATTTGGAACTTGACTCTTGGGGAAATCTCCTTCAAAGGTCTTTCCAAGCTTTCGATGATGATCGGAACGAGGCCTTGACAGGAGAGGAGCTATTCGGGGTGATGTCGAATCTGCAGCTCGTAGGGACGTTGTCTCTGGAGGATTGCCAAGCTATTGTTGCTTCCATGGATGTAGATGGAGATGGAGCTGTTAGCTTTGAGGATTTCAAACTTATAGTCAATTCGCTCCTCTAG
- the LOC109012521 gene encoding uncharacterized protein LOC109012521 yields MASPLSTRNHSGMNQRFSLLNPNAQSFWPEQKVIFPTIIGFSHPPPLPLLPSPFQSWQPVVSRFYDLSTYGYPLELAGPYGSYGSELYDTCSQPQPVYEVSDSVGCFGNDCEVETVAEKLRGLALHETALGCGAKVDKRPRGRLLRPRFSRRKPTVSLRGKLWMPKKGLKNSDMCASDGNSVGGVGVSRSASKDMDDQFRRVASYKKSGGFGRIIPFPGMLEEVVSTDRTTVMIKNIPNQFKRDDLIAILDKHCEDENIKSESRTCKSAYDFVYLPMDFMKSWYQRKISNLGYAFVNFTNAVAAFKFFNSFHKHVWMVAENSKTCEVTLAELQGKEALINSFKNRLFWCDRHSFLPVVLHPPRDGSNDSVATTVGVLVARVPPRRLRKCS; encoded by the exons ATGGCCTCCCCTTTGTCTACTAGGAACCATAGCGGCATGAACCAACGGTTCAGTCTCTTGAACCCGAACGCCCAGTCCTTCTGGCCTGAACAGAAGGTAATATTCCCCACAATCATAGGCTTCTCCCACCCTCCACCGCTTCCGCTCCTGCCATCTCCATTTCAGTCGTGGCAACCGGTAGTTTCCAGATTCTACGACCTCTCAACTTATGGGTATCCTTTAGAATTAGCCGGCCCTTATGGATCGTACGGATCAGAACTCTACGATACTTGCTCACAGCCTCAACCTGTTTATGAGGTTTCAGATtctgttggctgtttcgggaaCGATTGTGAGGTTGAAACGGTGGcggagaagttgaggggtctCGCGTTGCATGAAACAGCTTTAGGTTGTGGGGCGAAGGTGGATAAAAGACCAAGGGGGCGGCTGCTTAGACCGAGGTTTTCACGTAGAAAGCCCACTGTGAGTCTCAGAGGGAAATTATGGATGCCCAAGAAGGGGCTAAAAAACTCCGACATGTGCGCGTCCGATGGTAACAGTGTTGGCGGTGTTGGTGTCTCGAGATCGGCAAGCAAGGACATGGACGACCAATTTAGGAGGGTTGCTTCGTATAAGAAGAGCGGTGGTTTTGGTCGCATTATTCCCTTCCCTGGCATGTTGGAAGAAGTCGTAAGCACTGACAGAACCACTGTCATGATCAAGAACATCCCCAACCAGTTTAA AAGGGATGACCTGATTGCTATACTAGACAAGCATTGTGAGGATGAGAACATTAAATCAGAGTCGCGTACGTGCAAGTCCGCTTACGATTTTGTCTACTTGCCGATGGATTTCAT GAAATCTTGGTATCAGCGTAAGATTTCGAATTTGGGGTACGCTTTTGTGAATTTCACAAACGCTGTTGCTGCGTTCAAATTCTTCAACTCCTTCCACAAACACGTATGGATGGTAGCGGAGAACAGCAAAACTTGTGAAGTTACTCTTGCTGAGCTTCAG GGGAAAGAAGCCTTAATAAACAGTTTCAAGAACCGACTTTTCTGGTGTGACCGTCATTCGTTCCTGCCTGTGGTTTTACACCCTCCGAGGGACGGTTCAAACGACAGCGTGGCTACGACCGTTGGCGTGCTGGTAGCACGCGTTCCCCCGCGACGCCTCAGGAAGTGCTCCTAA